In the Kribbella sp. NBC_00482 genome, one interval contains:
- a CDS encoding excalibur calcium-binding domain-containing protein: MRQFNTPPEWPDPPTPDWRPPRRWQPPKSWPAAPDGWTFWVDKHRRPVRGPIGRYGGPRPLAVAAIVAIPVTLMVLVLLSPFGRGGESASTAPVFRPSTPVTTPVPQAPTRRTEQPVRAVVRTPTPTPTPTQSETPTPTPTTSAPTTPAPTPTVVPKPTPAPTTTTVVFRSCAEARAAGKAPLRRGDPGYSTALDRNGDGVACDRGNS, encoded by the coding sequence GTGAGGCAGTTCAATACGCCGCCGGAGTGGCCCGACCCGCCGACACCGGACTGGCGGCCACCGCGACGGTGGCAGCCACCGAAGTCGTGGCCGGCCGCACCGGATGGATGGACGTTCTGGGTCGACAAGCACAGACGACCGGTGCGCGGACCGATCGGGAGGTACGGCGGACCACGTCCGCTGGCGGTCGCGGCGATCGTCGCGATCCCCGTGACGCTGATGGTGCTCGTGCTGCTGAGCCCGTTCGGTCGCGGCGGAGAGTCCGCGAGTACGGCGCCGGTGTTCCGGCCGAGCACGCCCGTGACGACGCCGGTGCCACAGGCCCCGACCCGTCGCACCGAGCAACCCGTACGGGCGGTCGTCCGGACACCGACACCAACGCCCACACCGACACAGTCCGAGACGCCGACACCGACGCCGACCACGTCAGCGCCGACCACACCGGCTCCGACGCCCACCGTCGTACCGAAACCGACGCCCGCACCGACGACCACCACGGTCGTGTTCCGGAGCTGTGCGGAGGCTCGCGCCGCGGGCAAGGCTCCGCTGCGCCGCGGGGATCCCGGCTACTCGACAGCGCTCGATCGCAACGGTGACGGCGTGGCTTGCGACCGCGGCAACTCCTGA
- a CDS encoding PaaI family thioesterase, with translation MTETEQATRSRTFSWADPAETAARVGRWSGLEMLQAMRDGKLPAPPILHLVGGTEIEVEEGKVTVLMPVAEFHYNPLGTVHGGVIATLLDTAAGCTVHSTLPAGVGYTSLDLMTRFIKPVTIDSGLLRCEGGIISRGRRTAVAEAHLYDERGKLLAHATSNCLLFELPQA, from the coding sequence ATGACGGAGACTGAGCAGGCGACCCGGAGCCGGACGTTCTCGTGGGCGGACCCGGCCGAGACCGCGGCCCGGGTCGGCCGCTGGTCGGGCCTGGAGATGCTGCAGGCGATGCGCGACGGGAAGCTTCCGGCGCCGCCGATCCTGCACCTGGTCGGCGGGACCGAGATCGAGGTCGAGGAGGGCAAGGTCACGGTGCTGATGCCGGTGGCCGAGTTCCACTACAACCCGCTCGGCACGGTGCACGGCGGCGTGATCGCGACCTTGCTCGACACCGCCGCCGGCTGCACCGTCCACTCGACGCTGCCGGCCGGCGTCGGTTACACGTCACTCGACCTGATGACCCGCTTCATCAAGCCGGTCACGATCGACTCGGGCCTGCTGCGCTGCGAGGGCGGGATCATCAGCCGCGGTCGTCGTACGGCGGTCGCCGAGGCCCACCTGTACGACGAACGCGGCAAACTCCTCGCCCACGCAACGTCGAACTGCCTGCTCTTCGAGCTCCCGCAGGCTTAG
- a CDS encoding ABC transporter ATP-binding protein, with product MTLLRRYLQHARALWLAAPGWSTLALALTVLEAAARTALMIAIGLFVGSLSESATYATWRWFLLIAALLVVGPLLQACLSAATARSSVAYLRYVSDLVAEVGVHPHGIEHLETPDLAGRLRTVVAATRDWSFVTGVDATWSIIGPRLAGVGALAVLMPWRWWVPLLVAASFFTLSKVFTGWISLAFDKLLTNPGDSRRRASYLRGLLTQTDSAKEIRLFGLADWLTDVYRATWYDAMTGLWRARRRGLGPVLLACLVMALMVGGAFALIGYDVTTGTISLAATVTMVQAILRLQSFGLLGDVSTALARNTSTLQALVGLRRELGLPAIAPVSPGDEVPRHPGGAAEVGLDEVSFTYQGSAEPAVKQVTLHIPAGQSVAVVGANGAGKSTIIKLLCGLYTPAEGTVRVDDADPAVDEAARRRVAVIFQDFARYHLSLRDNVALGAGSTDQPLLEQALTDAGGAVLLTRLDRGWDTVLSAEYDGGTDLSGGQWQRVALARALAAVAGGAGVLVLDEPTAALDVRSEAALFERFLEVTRGVTTILVSHRLSSVRHADRIVVLAASGIVEDGSHEELLALGGRYAELFTLQARRFARPSGNSVAR from the coding sequence GTGACTTTGCTGCGCCGCTATCTCCAACACGCACGGGCGCTGTGGTTGGCGGCGCCCGGCTGGTCCACGCTCGCCCTGGCGCTGACCGTGCTCGAGGCGGCGGCTCGGACCGCTCTGATGATCGCGATCGGGCTCTTCGTCGGCTCGCTCAGTGAATCGGCGACGTACGCGACCTGGCGGTGGTTTCTGCTGATCGCCGCGCTCCTTGTCGTCGGGCCGTTGCTCCAAGCGTGTCTGTCGGCGGCAACGGCCCGCAGCTCGGTCGCGTACCTGCGCTACGTGTCTGATCTGGTCGCTGAGGTAGGCGTGCACCCGCACGGGATCGAGCATCTGGAGACGCCGGACTTGGCAGGACGGCTCCGGACGGTTGTGGCTGCGACGCGGGACTGGTCGTTCGTCACCGGTGTCGATGCCACGTGGTCGATCATCGGACCGCGCCTGGCAGGAGTCGGGGCGCTCGCCGTCCTGATGCCGTGGCGATGGTGGGTTCCGCTTCTGGTCGCCGCTTCGTTCTTCACCCTCTCCAAAGTGTTCACCGGTTGGATCAGCCTCGCCTTCGACAAGTTGCTCACGAACCCCGGCGACAGTCGGCGCCGCGCCTCCTACCTCCGCGGGCTTCTCACCCAGACCGACTCCGCGAAGGAGATCCGCCTGTTCGGTCTGGCGGACTGGCTCACCGACGTGTACCGAGCGACCTGGTACGACGCCATGACGGGCCTGTGGCGGGCGCGACGCCGAGGACTCGGGCCGGTTCTCCTCGCCTGTCTGGTCATGGCTCTCATGGTCGGTGGCGCCTTCGCCCTGATCGGGTACGACGTCACAACCGGAACCATCTCGCTGGCGGCCACCGTGACCATGGTCCAGGCGATCCTCCGACTCCAGAGCTTCGGCCTTCTCGGAGACGTGAGTACGGCGCTCGCACGCAACACGTCAACGCTCCAGGCCTTGGTGGGTCTGCGCCGCGAGCTCGGGCTACCGGCGATCGCTCCGGTCAGCCCGGGCGACGAGGTACCGCGGCACCCGGGAGGTGCTGCAGAGGTCGGCTTGGACGAGGTCAGCTTCACCTACCAAGGCAGCGCCGAGCCCGCTGTCAAGCAGGTCACGCTGCACATCCCGGCCGGCCAGTCGGTTGCCGTCGTCGGCGCCAACGGCGCGGGCAAGTCGACCATCATCAAGCTGCTCTGCGGGCTGTACACACCGGCTGAAGGGACGGTGCGGGTCGACGACGCCGACCCAGCCGTCGATGAGGCTGCCCGTCGCCGGGTCGCGGTGATCTTCCAGGACTTTGCCCGCTATCACCTGTCCTTGCGTGACAACGTCGCACTCGGTGCTGGGAGTACGGACCAGCCGTTGCTCGAGCAAGCGTTGACCGACGCCGGCGGCGCCGTACTGCTGACACGGCTCGACCGAGGCTGGGACACGGTCCTGTCCGCAGAGTACGACGGCGGCACGGACCTGTCGGGCGGTCAATGGCAGCGCGTCGCTCTGGCTCGTGCGCTGGCCGCGGTGGCGGGCGGGGCAGGTGTGCTCGTGCTGGACGAACCGACGGCGGCTCTCGACGTCCGCAGCGAGGCGGCGCTGTTCGAGCGGTTCCTCGAAGTCACGCGAGGTGTGACAACCATCCTGGTCAGTCACCGGCTGTCGAGCGTGCGGCACGCCGATCGGATCGTCGTCCTGGCGGCTTCCGGCATCGTCGAGGACGGCAGCCACGAGGAACTGCTCGCCCTCGGAGGGCGCTACGCCGAGCTCTTCACGCTCCAGGCTCGTCGCTTCGCTCGACCAAGCGGCAACTCGGTGGCCCGATGA
- a CDS encoding NAD-dependent succinate-semialdehyde dehydrogenase, with translation MYSVTDPARGVLVEEVANSTEEEVRAAIERVHAAYPGWRRRTVGERAAIVARAADLFAERADELAAIMTLEMGKRVNEGRGEVGIVVDIFRYYAERGPALLADEPIDLKDGTAVITKGPIGALLGIMPWNFPCYQVARFVAPNLVLGNTILLKHASICPRSARAIEEILHAAGVPDDVYVNTYASSRQIPAILADPRIAGVSLTGSEQAGISVAAEAGKNLKKTVLELGGSDPLIILDTDDLDETVNATATARMRNCGQSCNAPKRMIVLAELYDEYVDRLTKRVTEYYVPGDPADPATTLPPLASSAAADEVAAQIAKAVEQGATLRAGGHRITPGAYLEATVLTDVTPEMDAYYEEIFGPVVIVFKASDDDDAVRLANDTPFGLGASVWGTDPDRNRRVADRIDAGMVYLNRAGGSQADLPFGGIKRSGLGRELGPAGIEEFMNKKSIRLG, from the coding sequence ATGTACTCAGTCACCGATCCGGCGCGTGGGGTGTTGGTGGAGGAAGTGGCGAACTCGACGGAGGAGGAGGTGCGCGCGGCGATCGAGCGGGTGCATGCGGCGTACCCGGGCTGGCGACGGCGGACTGTGGGGGAGCGGGCGGCGATCGTCGCGCGGGCGGCGGACCTGTTCGCTGAGCGGGCCGACGAGCTGGCCGCGATCATGACGCTCGAGATGGGGAAGCGGGTCAACGAGGGCCGGGGTGAGGTCGGCATCGTGGTCGACATCTTCCGGTACTACGCGGAGCGCGGGCCGGCGTTGCTCGCGGACGAACCGATCGACCTCAAGGACGGGACGGCGGTCATCACCAAAGGACCGATCGGCGCGTTGCTCGGGATCATGCCGTGGAACTTCCCGTGCTACCAGGTCGCCCGGTTCGTCGCGCCGAACCTCGTCCTCGGGAACACGATCCTGCTCAAACACGCCTCGATCTGTCCGCGGTCGGCGCGCGCGATCGAGGAGATCCTGCACGCGGCCGGCGTACCGGACGACGTCTATGTGAACACGTACGCGTCGAGCCGGCAGATCCCCGCGATCCTCGCCGACCCGCGGATCGCCGGCGTCTCGCTGACCGGCAGCGAGCAGGCCGGCATCTCCGTCGCCGCCGAGGCCGGGAAGAACCTGAAGAAGACCGTGCTCGAACTCGGCGGCTCCGACCCGCTGATCATCCTCGACACCGACGACCTGGACGAGACCGTCAACGCCACCGCGACCGCGCGGATGCGGAACTGCGGGCAGTCCTGCAACGCGCCGAAGCGGATGATCGTCCTGGCCGAGCTGTACGACGAGTACGTCGACCGGCTGACCAAGCGAGTCACGGAGTACTACGTTCCCGGCGACCCGGCCGATCCGGCGACGACGCTCCCGCCGCTCGCCTCCTCGGCCGCCGCGGACGAGGTCGCCGCGCAGATCGCGAAGGCGGTCGAACAAGGCGCGACGCTGCGGGCCGGCGGTCACCGGATCACACCAGGCGCCTATCTCGAGGCCACCGTCCTCACCGATGTCACGCCGGAGATGGACGCGTACTACGAGGAGATTTTCGGGCCGGTCGTGATCGTCTTCAAGGCTTCCGACGATGACGACGCGGTCCGGCTCGCCAACGACACCCCGTTCGGTCTCGGCGCGTCGGTGTGGGGCACCGACCCCGACCGCAACCGCCGCGTCGCCGACCGCATCGACGCCGGCATGGTGTACCTGAACCGCGCCGGCGGCTCCCAGGCCGACCTCCCGTTCGGCGGCATCAAACGCTCCGGCCTCGGCCGAGAACTCGGCCCGGCCGGCATCGAGGAATTCATGAACAAGAAGTCCATCCGGCTCGGGTGA
- a CDS encoding aminotransferase class I/II-fold pyridoxal phosphate-dependent enzyme: MSVDELVGQVERARSDYEALVAKGLKLDLTRGKPSPKQLDAANGVLGLSGEPVSADGTDLRNYGGLNGLPEVRAIFAEDLQVPVEQLLAAGNSSLELMHDAIVYSLLGKVPGAEQRWADVEGLAFLCPVPGYDRHFGICERYGIKMIPVPMTPEGPDMDVVERLVAENAAIKGIWCVPKYSNPDGTVYSDETVRRLAAMETAAPDFRIFWDNAYAVHHLTDSPAQLADVLALCAENGHPDRAFVFGSSSKITFAGAGVAFFGSSPANIEWWLSHTVKRSIGPDKINQLRHVQFLRDADGLREHMRTLAALIRPKFDAVDKILTAELGGTGLASWTAPAGGYFVSLQVPEGCAREVVAKAKAAGIAITPAGATHPYGDDPTDQVIRIAPTYPELPEVETAITGLATCVRLVASEKLLANQG; the protein is encoded by the coding sequence GTGAGTGTCGATGAGCTGGTTGGTCAGGTTGAGCGTGCGCGTTCGGACTATGAGGCGCTGGTGGCCAAGGGGCTCAAGCTGGATCTGACGCGGGGGAAGCCTTCGCCCAAGCAGTTGGACGCGGCGAACGGGGTGCTCGGGCTGAGCGGTGAGCCGGTGTCCGCGGACGGGACTGATCTGCGGAACTACGGCGGGCTCAACGGGCTGCCGGAGGTACGGGCGATCTTTGCCGAGGACCTGCAGGTGCCGGTCGAGCAGCTGCTCGCGGCCGGGAACTCGAGCCTCGAGCTGATGCACGACGCGATCGTGTACTCGCTGCTCGGGAAGGTACCGGGCGCCGAGCAGCGGTGGGCCGACGTCGAGGGGCTGGCGTTCCTCTGCCCGGTCCCGGGGTACGACCGGCACTTCGGGATCTGCGAGCGGTACGGGATCAAGATGATCCCGGTGCCGATGACGCCCGAAGGCCCGGACATGGACGTCGTCGAGCGGCTGGTCGCCGAGAACGCGGCGATCAAGGGCATCTGGTGCGTGCCGAAGTACAGCAACCCGGACGGCACCGTGTACTCCGACGAGACCGTCCGTCGGCTCGCCGCGATGGAGACCGCGGCGCCGGACTTCCGGATCTTCTGGGACAACGCGTACGCCGTGCACCACCTGACCGACTCCCCCGCGCAGCTCGCCGACGTGCTCGCACTGTGCGCCGAGAACGGGCACCCGGACCGGGCGTTCGTGTTCGGGTCGAGCTCGAAGATCACCTTCGCGGGCGCCGGTGTCGCGTTCTTCGGGTCCTCCCCGGCGAACATCGAGTGGTGGCTGAGCCACACGGTCAAGCGGAGCATCGGGCCGGACAAGATCAACCAGCTGCGGCACGTGCAGTTCCTCCGCGACGCCGACGGCCTGCGTGAGCACATGCGGACGCTGGCCGCGCTGATCCGGCCGAAGTTCGACGCGGTCGACAAGATCCTCACCGCCGAGCTCGGCGGCACCGGCCTCGCGTCCTGGACCGCGCCGGCCGGCGGTTACTTCGTCAGCCTGCAGGTCCCTGAGGGCTGCGCCCGCGAGGTGGTCGCCAAGGCGAAGGCTGCCGGTATCGCGATCACGCCGGCCGGCGCCACGCACCCGTACGGCGACGACCCGACGGATCAGGTGATCCGGATCGCCCCGACGTACCCGGAGCTGCCCGAGGTCGAGACCGCGATCACCGGTCTCGCCACCTGCGTCCGGCTCGTGGCGAGCGAGAAGTTGCTCGCCAACCAGGGCTAA
- a CDS encoding ABC transporter ATP-binding protein: MSPALRGMALVLTTTVRTSPAQSLLCLLETVGKVLAALSPLYVGIFADAAVHRNLDRMLLAATALVGSTAANTALQAVGVNARVRQMELVGHVFDAQVAELTARIPTLDHLESARYLDKLQILRDNENALGGALNTMINTLNTLAFAISVLLVAVTADWRLSILIALGTTRLLTARWSLRWDKDAEEDSASAGRLTRHLLELTTSPTAGAETRVFGHEHELRRQIGRAVTDWRQPIMRATSRKAVLAAGHTVLFFITAIAVLAWMTRDALAGTVSIQSVVVAVAVLQSLQSVSSSFAGVVGGISKVGRNCARFIWLRDHAAGISTGCEAPPSQLSDGIRIEHLSYRYGETQRDSLTEVDLYLPAGSVVAIVGENGAGKSTLVKLLSGLYRPTGGRILVDGQDLDAMDPVAWRGRMTGAFQDYVRFEFTVQQSVGAGDVAVLDDRQRVHQALRDGAAEDVAAALPSELDTQLGTTWTGGVDLSGGQWQRIAIARGMMRRAPLLLVLDEPTSALDPVAEHALFERYAAASRRTGRGGGVTVLVTHRFSTVAAADLIVVLDQGRVVEYGSHAELLAGQGQYADLYEIQSRGYL; the protein is encoded by the coding sequence ATGAGCCCGGCGTTGCGGGGAATGGCGCTGGTTCTCACCACGACGGTCAGAACGAGTCCTGCCCAGTCATTGCTGTGTCTGCTCGAGACCGTCGGCAAGGTGCTCGCGGCGTTGTCACCGCTGTATGTCGGGATCTTCGCCGACGCCGCCGTCCATCGGAACCTGGACCGGATGCTGCTGGCTGCGACCGCGCTGGTCGGATCGACCGCGGCGAACACGGCTCTGCAAGCCGTCGGCGTCAACGCTCGCGTCCGGCAGATGGAGCTGGTCGGTCATGTCTTCGATGCACAGGTCGCCGAGCTCACCGCACGAATTCCGACCCTCGATCACCTGGAGTCCGCGCGCTACCTCGACAAGCTGCAGATCCTGCGTGACAACGAGAACGCGCTCGGCGGAGCACTCAACACGATGATCAACACACTGAACACCCTGGCGTTCGCGATCAGCGTCCTGCTCGTCGCAGTCACCGCGGACTGGCGGCTGTCGATCCTGATCGCGCTGGGAACGACGCGTCTGCTCACCGCGCGCTGGTCGCTGCGCTGGGACAAGGATGCCGAAGAGGACAGCGCCTCCGCGGGTCGCTTGACCCGCCACCTTCTCGAACTGACCACGTCTCCCACCGCGGGTGCGGAGACCCGAGTTTTCGGCCACGAGCACGAGCTCCGGCGGCAGATCGGCAGAGCAGTCACCGATTGGCGCCAACCGATCATGCGAGCGACCAGCCGCAAGGCTGTGCTCGCGGCCGGGCACACCGTCCTGTTCTTCATCACCGCGATCGCTGTCCTGGCGTGGATGACGCGGGACGCGCTCGCCGGAACCGTCTCGATCCAGTCAGTCGTCGTCGCGGTCGCTGTTCTTCAAAGCCTGCAGAGTGTGAGTTCCTCGTTTGCCGGAGTCGTCGGCGGGATCAGCAAGGTGGGACGCAACTGCGCCCGCTTCATCTGGCTCCGCGACCACGCCGCCGGTATCTCGACCGGCTGCGAGGCGCCTCCGTCACAGCTGTCCGACGGGATTCGGATCGAGCACCTCAGCTACCGGTACGGGGAGACGCAACGAGACTCGCTGACCGAGGTCGACCTGTATCTCCCGGCCGGTTCTGTGGTCGCAATCGTTGGTGAGAACGGTGCAGGCAAATCCACGCTGGTGAAGCTTCTGAGCGGACTCTACCGACCGACCGGTGGGCGGATCCTCGTCGATGGCCAGGACCTGGACGCGATGGATCCGGTGGCCTGGCGAGGCAGGATGACCGGTGCGTTCCAGGACTATGTCCGATTCGAATTCACCGTGCAGCAGTCGGTCGGTGCCGGTGACGTCGCCGTACTCGACGACCGGCAGCGCGTCCACCAGGCACTGCGTGACGGGGCAGCCGAGGACGTCGCCGCGGCATTGCCTTCCGAGCTCGACACCCAGCTCGGAACTACCTGGACCGGCGGTGTCGATCTGTCCGGTGGCCAATGGCAACGAATCGCCATCGCCCGCGGCATGATGCGCCGTGCTCCGCTCCTGCTCGTCCTCGACGAGCCGACCTCCGCCCTCGACCCCGTCGCTGAGCACGCGTTGTTCGAACGCTACGCGGCAGCGAGCCGCCGGACCGGGCGCGGTGGCGGAGTCACCGTGTTGGTGACGCACCGCTTCTCAACTGTCGCGGCTGCCGATCTCATCGTCGTACTCGATCAAGGCCGGGTCGTCGAATACGGCTCGCACGCCGAGTTGCTCGCCGGCCAGGGACAGTACGCCGACCTGTACGAAATCCAGAGCCGCGGCTACCTCTGA
- a CDS encoding transglycosylase domain-containing protein has protein sequence MHRGERRAKRPNVVWSVFVFLVVSALAGALTAGLALPFAGLAGVTTAKAHETVQFLPQDLQTAPLAQKSIIQAADGKVIATLYQQNRTPVALKAISPVMLKAIVAIEDDRFYEHGALDFKGTMRALLRNQSSGGVSQGGSSITQQYVKLSLINKARTPEEVKDATAETYERKIAELRYAIAVEKEIPKAEILNRYLNLAFFGDRSYGVEAAAMHYFGVHAAKLNLPQAAMLAGLVKNPSGYDPIDSPQRAKARRDVVLRRMNELNIITAKQARDAIKTPVIDPKKVRVIPSGCANSAYPFFCEYVVSKLKANNAFGKTPEERENYIETSGLVIKTSLDRKMQAAAQSAIAQHSKAGDQAVGAITMVEPGTGLVKAMAQSRAYGAKKGQTAYNYNVEKSYAGGFGGFQNGSTMKAFTIAAAIGKGVPTTYRIRSPQTISLGGQNFSTCNGPISVDSYTPKNSTKTVLDPSMVDAARASTNTYFLQLSQQIGLCPITTVASQLGMYDAQTLKPLQQVVSFTLGSAGLITPLMLSNAYATFAARGMYCNPQIVTSITSLKTGKAIPTPGPNCHRVLSPSVADGVNYVLQQVMAKGGTGGKLKFGKSDLAGKTGTIDDNQAVWFAGYSSKLAAASVVADADPPARNLISQVFNGKKLKDASGSGTAGPIWESAMQAALNGLPTTKFVKPDDIIIRGKVKDLPYLKGMTPADAAAKLLSMGFKVQMSHGPQVDSDAPAGTVAWTNPRQEDGAPDGAMVLLYISNGSKAKPPTPPVTPPTPPVTPPTIKPPPGIPTCQPWDPRWPKCRRG, from the coding sequence ATGCACAGAGGCGAGCGGCGGGCCAAGCGGCCCAATGTCGTGTGGTCAGTGTTCGTGTTCCTCGTGGTCAGCGCGCTTGCTGGGGCGCTGACCGCCGGTCTGGCCCTTCCCTTCGCCGGCCTGGCCGGGGTGACCACGGCCAAGGCACACGAAACGGTGCAGTTCCTGCCCCAGGACCTGCAGACGGCACCGCTTGCGCAGAAGTCGATCATCCAGGCCGCCGACGGCAAGGTCATCGCGACGCTGTACCAGCAGAACCGGACGCCGGTCGCGCTGAAGGCGATCAGCCCGGTGATGCTGAAGGCGATCGTCGCGATCGAGGACGACCGGTTCTACGAGCACGGTGCGCTGGACTTCAAGGGCACCATGCGCGCGCTGCTGCGCAACCAGTCGTCCGGCGGGGTCTCTCAGGGCGGCTCGAGCATCACGCAGCAGTACGTGAAGCTGAGCCTGATCAACAAGGCCCGTACGCCGGAAGAGGTCAAGGACGCGACCGCCGAGACCTACGAGCGGAAGATCGCCGAACTGCGCTACGCGATCGCGGTCGAGAAGGAGATCCCGAAGGCGGAGATCCTGAACCGCTACCTGAACCTGGCCTTCTTCGGTGACCGTTCGTACGGCGTCGAGGCCGCGGCGATGCACTACTTCGGCGTCCACGCCGCCAAGCTGAACCTGCCGCAGGCCGCGATGCTGGCCGGCCTGGTGAAGAACCCGAGCGGGTACGACCCGATCGACAGCCCGCAGCGTGCCAAGGCCCGCCGCGACGTCGTCCTGCGCCGGATGAACGAGCTGAACATCATCACCGCCAAGCAGGCCCGGGACGCGATCAAGACCCCGGTGATCGACCCCAAGAAGGTCCGCGTCATCCCGAGCGGCTGCGCGAACTCGGCGTACCCCTTCTTCTGCGAGTACGTCGTCTCCAAGCTCAAGGCGAACAATGCGTTCGGCAAGACGCCGGAGGAACGCGAGAACTACATCGAGACCTCCGGCCTGGTGATCAAGACCTCGCTGGACCGGAAGATGCAGGCCGCCGCCCAGTCCGCGATCGCGCAGCATTCGAAGGCCGGCGACCAGGCCGTCGGCGCGATCACGATGGTCGAGCCGGGCACCGGCCTGGTGAAGGCGATGGCGCAGAGCCGTGCGTACGGCGCGAAGAAGGGACAGACGGCGTACAACTACAACGTCGAGAAGTCCTACGCCGGTGGTTTCGGCGGGTTCCAGAACGGTTCGACGATGAAGGCGTTCACGATCGCCGCCGCGATCGGCAAGGGCGTGCCGACGACGTACCGGATCCGCTCGCCGCAGACGATCAGCCTCGGCGGCCAGAACTTCAGTACCTGCAACGGCCCGATCTCGGTCGACTCGTACACCCCGAAGAACTCGACGAAGACCGTCCTCGACCCGTCGATGGTCGACGCCGCCCGTGCCTCGACCAACACCTACTTCCTGCAACTGTCCCAGCAGATCGGTCTGTGCCCGATCACCACGGTCGCGTCGCAGCTCGGCATGTACGACGCGCAGACGCTGAAACCGCTGCAGCAGGTGGTCTCGTTCACGCTCGGCTCGGCGGGTCTGATCACGCCGCTGATGCTGTCCAACGCGTACGCGACGTTCGCGGCTCGCGGCATGTACTGCAACCCGCAGATCGTCACGTCGATCACCTCGCTGAAGACCGGCAAAGCGATCCCGACGCCCGGCCCGAACTGCCACCGGGTGCTGTCGCCGAGCGTCGCGGACGGCGTCAACTACGTTCTGCAGCAGGTAATGGCGAAGGGCGGCACCGGCGGCAAGCTGAAGTTCGGCAAGAGCGACCTGGCCGGCAAGACCGGTACGATCGACGACAACCAGGCCGTCTGGTTCGCCGGCTACTCGTCGAAGCTCGCGGCGGCCTCCGTGGTCGCCGATGCCGACCCGCCGGCACGTAACCTGATCAGCCAGGTCTTCAACGGCAAGAAACTCAAGGACGCCTCGGGTTCCGGCACCGCGGGCCCGATCTGGGAGTCCGCGATGCAGGCGGCGCTGAACGGGTTGCCGACCACCAAGTTCGTGAAGCCGGACGACATCATCATCCGCGGCAAGGTGAAGGACCTGCCGTACCTGAAGGGCATGACTCCCGCCGACGCGGCCGCGAAACTGCTGTCGATGGGCTTCAAGGTCCAGATGAGTCACGGCCCGCAGGTCGACTCGGATGCCCCCGCAGGGACGGTCGCCTGGACGAACCCGCGGCAGGAGGACGGCGCCCCCGACGGCGCGATGGTCCTGCTGTACATCTCCAACGGCAGCAAGGCCAAGCCGCCGACGCCGCCGGTGACACCGCCGACCCCACCCGTGACGCCGCCGACCATCAAGCCGCCACCCGGGATCCCGACCTGCCAGCCATGGGATCCGCGCTGGCCCAAGTGCAGGCGCGGCTGA